From a single Theropithecus gelada isolate Dixy chromosome 8, Tgel_1.0, whole genome shotgun sequence genomic region:
- the PNMA2 gene encoding paraneoplastic antigen Ma2, whose translation MALALLEDWCRIMSVDEQKSLMVTGIPADYEEAEIQEVLQETLKSLGRYRLLGKIFRKQENANAVLLELLEDTDVSAIPSEVQGKGGVWKVVFKTPNQDTEFLERLNLFLEKEGQTVSGMFRALGHEGMSPATVPCISPELLAHLLGQAMAQAPQPLLPMRYRKLRVFSGSAVPAPEEEPFEVWLEQATEIVKEWPVTEAEKKRWLAESLRGPALDLMHIVQADNPSISVEECLEAFKQVFGSLESRRTAQVRYLKTYQEEGEKVSAYVLRLETLLRRAVEKRAIPRRIADQVRLEQVMAGATLNQMLWCRLRELKDQGPPPNFLELMKVIREEEEEEASFENESIEEPEEGDGYGGWNHEGDD comes from the coding sequence ATGGCGCTGGCGCTGTTAGAGGACTGGTGCAGGATAATGAGTGTGGATGAGCAGAAGTCACTGATGGTTACGGGGATACCGGCGGACTATGAGGAGGCTGAGATTCAGGAGGTCCTTCAGGAGACTTTAAAGTCTCTGGGCAGGTATAGACTGCTTGGCAAGATATTCCGGAAGCAGGAGAATGCCAATGCTGTCTTACTAGAGCTTCTGGAAGATACTGATGTCTCGGCCATTCCCAGTGAGGTCCAGGGAAAGGGGGGTGTCTGGAAGGTGGTCTTTAAGACCCCTAATCAGGACACTGAGTTTCTGGAAAGACTGAACCTCTTTCTAGAAAAAGAGGGGCAGACGGTCTCAGGTATGTTTCGAGCCCTGGGGCACGAGGGCATGTCTCCAGCCACAGTGCCCTGCATCTCACCAGAATTACTGGCCCATTTGTTGGGACAGGCAATGGCACAGGCGCCTCAGCCCCTGCTACCTATGAGATACCGGAAACTGCGAGTGTTCTCTGGGAGTGCTGTCCCGGCCCCAGAGGAAGAGCCCTTTGAGGTCTGGTTGGAACAGGCCACGGAGATAGTCAAAGAGTGGCCAGTaacagaggcagaaaagaaaaggtgGCTGGCAGAAAGCCTGCGGGGCCCTGCCCTGGACCTCATGCACATAGTGCAGGCAGACAACCCGTCCATCAGTGTAGAAGAGTGTTTGGAGGCCTTTAAGCAGGTGTTTGGGAGCCTAGAGAGCCGCAGGACAGCCCAGGTGAGGTATCTGAAGACCTatcaggaggaaggagagaaggtcTCAGCCTATGTGTTACGGTTAGAAACCCTGCTCCGAAGAGCCGTGGAGAAACGCGCCATCCCTCGGCGTATTGCGGACCAGGTCCGCCTGGAGCAGGTCATGGCTGGGGCCACTCTTAACCAGATGCTGTGGTGCCGGCTTAGGGAGCTGAAGGATCAGGGCCCGCCCCCCAACTTCCTTGAGCTAATGAAGGTAATacgggaagaagaggaggaagaggcctCCTTTGAGAATGAGAGTATCGAAGAGCCAGAGGAAGGAGATGGCTATGGCGGCTGGAATCATGAAGGGGACGACTGA